ATCAACGCGGCACCGACACGACCGATACCTGGTTGGCTCTATCGTTCGTCAACAGGCACCATCCCGGCATTCCCATGAGTCATACCGGCATTTTTCAGATCACCGATCTCACTTACACGGCTGGAGAGCAGGGTACGCTGGCCCGCGCACTGCAGATCGTCGCCACCTGCACCGCCTGTGGATCAACGAGCGTGTGGGATGAGCATGAGATGGAGCACGTTGCCGGTGGAACCGTGCTCTCGTGCCGTAGCTGTGGTGTCCGCCAGGCCATCAGCAACGCGCGCCTTTCTGGCTGCGCATCCGACATCCGCCATCCGCGACGCTGATTGACGCGCAGTTCGTACTGCGTAAGCGCCGGCAGGAGCAGTCGTTCACTCGGCTTTTACAACGCGTCGCCGCTTCAGGCCAGGAAGCCCCGGGCGCATCTACCTGCATCCAAGGGCCGCGCCAGCGCGTATGTAGGATGCCCGCGCCTTGCGGGCATCCCACAGAGGAACGCGCCGTGAAAGCTCTTCAGCGGATAGCCGCCACAGTAAGCTTCGCCGTACTCGTCTCAGCCACTTCAATGAGCTTCGCCGCCAGTACCGTGATGGTCGGCGGAGCGGAAATGTATCCCACCAGGACCATCGTCCAGAACGCCATCAACTCCAAGGACCACACGACCCTGGTCGCTGCGGTCAAGGCGGCGGGCCTGGTCGATACGCTCAATGGAGCCGGCCCCTTCACCGTTTTCGCGCCCACCAATGCAGCCTTCAGCAAGCTGCCCGCAGGTACGGTCGATACGCTGGTGAAGCCTGAAAACAAGGCACAACTGACCAAAATCCTGACCTACCACGTAGTGCCGGGCAACTACAGTTCCGCGCAGCTGATGGCCGATGCCACGAAGCACGGCGGCAAGGCCATGCTGAAGACCGTTGAAGGTGAATCCCTCACCGTCGCTCTGCATGACGGCAAGCTGTGGGTCATCGATGCCAAGGGTGGCAAGGCTGGAATCAGCATTGCTGATGTCGGCCAGTCCAACGGCGTGATCCACGTGATCGATACCGTGTTGATGCCGAAGTAATTGCATGCAGCAGGACGCCCACATGAGCGGCAGTCGCGTAGCGGCTGCCGCTGTCGCCCTCCTTGAACCAGAATCGCGGCTGCGGGGCAGATGACACGCCATCACATCGCTCCTGAAGCGCCCGACAGTCTTGATATCCCTCATGCATCAGAAGCAAACCCTGGAATCCGGGTGATTACCTGGACGTCGCAGATCTCGCATTCGGTTTGGTCCATGGGCTCCCAATGGTCGCTCGCCAACTCAAACAAGGCATCCGGCACGTCCATGGAAAACGTTGGGCCTTACTCCCGATTGCGCTGGCGGACGCGATCACGACGAACGTCACGTGGGGCATCCAGGAGATACACGGCCAGATCGTGGCCCGCCTCCCTGACCTGCGCGTAGAAGCTCTCGCGGCTGGCTCTCTCCACCAGGCCCAGCTCGAGTACAACGTCGCGACCCGTATCGAGCACTTCGCAGGCTGTGATCCATATCTGCGCCATGCAACGCGCCTTCCTTGCGGCATACCATTCCATCAGGTTGGCGGCGGGACGGTCCGGGCTGTACAGCCGTACGAACCACGCGTCCAGAATGAATCCTGCCGCCGTATGCAGACTTCGCAACTCGGCAACAAACGTGGATTTGCCCGCACCGACGGGCCCTTCGACCAGGTGAATCGTTGCCATAGTGGTTGAGCCATCCTTCATTGCATTCAGAGACAGACCGGCCATCAGAGACCAATCGCTGTTTCGGAGGTGATAGCAGAGGCGAGGGGTATGACCATGGACATCCGTGACACTGACGATCAGGCTCACCTGGACCGCTGGCAACCCCGCGCTCCTGCCCCACGTGAATTCTGCCCGCGGCACAAAAAAAGAGCACCTGGGCGGAACCCAAGTGCCATTCCTGCGGTGGCCCACCAGCAACCGCAATACACAATCAAGTTACTGATTTAATTGATTTTAATCAGATGTCACAACCACTTTGACTCGCAAATCGACTCACTACTGGGGCCCCTACCTCTAGGTCCTTGGCCGGAAGACATCCTGCAAGCCAGCCCGTGGGATGGGAGGACTGTCCTGGCGCGTGTAGCCAGGGGCAACCGCGCTTAACAAGAAGGGCCGTCAGAGCAACGCCCTGACGACCCATTGAGGGACATGGGTTCCAACCGCGCCGTTGGCGTATTTGCGCCCGTTGCTAAATCGCGGGCCGAAGCTGCATTCCAATGCTAGGCACAGGTGCCTGAGGGGGCGCATTGGTCCGTCCGGTGGACGCGTTGCTGGTGGCAAATGTTCTGGTCCGCTTGCCGGCTTGGAAGCGCAGATACAGGTCGACCTTGGTCAGGTAACGCATTGCTTCTTCCAAAAATGACCATTTCACATCATCCCTGCGGTTAACCATGCCGATGCCGCAACGCTCGTAATCCTCCTTGCACTTGTTGCAGTTGAAATACATCCCCTTGCCTTCGGTGACCTCGTTCTTCCAGTACTTGCCGAGGACATCTGCCAGGACGATATCTTTGGCTACCCGCTGGCCGTCGAAGAAGATGGCGACGTGGAAGTGATAGCCCTTCTCGAAGCCATACTCCATCTTCCACATGTACCCGGCGAGGTGCTTGCCGTACGGCCCCTTGCGGAGATACTTGAGAAGCTTATCGCGATGAGCCTTCGCCTCATCCAGAGTCATTACTTGACCCCGGAAACCCACACCTGGGCAATAGGTGGAGAAGTACTCGAAGTCCACCCTTAGCACCAGCAGCTTTGAGTAGCGACGCCGCAACCCGTCAAGCAAAGTCTCGCAGGCCGTTGAGTTCGACCTCTCGCTGCGCTTCATATCCTTCAGGTGCGTGCGCAGCTCCTTTCCTTTGCCACATGCACGAGCCTCTGCAATTGCAGCATTCAGCGCTGCAATGTCCTCAGGCCAAAGCCGCTGCCCAACTAGATGGATCTCACCAAAAACCTGCTTGAAAAGCGTAAAAAGCGGGCTGTGCCGATGCTGTGGGAACTGCTCGTCGATCATTTTCAGATCCGACTTCAGGCAAAGGACAAGCGCATCACCAATTCTCGTCCGCTCCACAAAATCGTTGCCTGCGCGCCTGTAGCAACGGAAGACTGGGCCCTTACTGCTGATGAGCTTGCCCATCATGTCAACAATCCGCTTCACTTCGAATACGGCGTCCAGCTGGTGAGTGATGTGCCTAGTTCCATCCTCTCCCCAGACGTACGCACGCTGGTGCATTAGACCACTAGCACTTTTCATAGTGACACCCGCTCTACTCAAATAGAACAACCCACATATAACAACATTCATTCCTACCACTATGCGCCAGCCGTTTGGCAGTTCCTCCCTGGGAAAGCGGCACTACTGGGGGTGAAATGGACGGGAGAGCTGGCCCCGTCCATGAAAACTTAGCGCTCGTCCGGCGCCCCCTCCCTTGCCTGCATCAGGCCGACCACGAAGCTCTCGATCTCGTGCTCAATGAACGCTACGGTAGAGCCGAGACGAACAGGTTTAGGGAATGCCGGCAAGTAGCTCGGCGAGCGCTTATTGAGGTATGCGTAAAGGGTTGACCTCGCGACGCCCAGCCGCGCCTGAACCTCGGCGAGGCGAAGCATTCGAATGTGGGGAAAGGCGCCGTTGTCCATTTCATTCTTGCCCGATGGGAGTGGAGCGAGCGTACGGATCTGTTGCCAGCGCCTGCCAGCCTCTGCATGTTCCACTCAGATCCGTGGTCGGTAAGTTACTGAAAAATAAGGAGTCGACTTGGAGGGGGGATGCAACTTTTTTTTGGGGGGGATCCAACTTTCTGGGTTGCGGGGCCCGTATCGGCGCCCCGCATAGCACTCATTCGATGGGGGACCGCACCAGCAGAGCAGTCAGAAAGACGACCGCGAATGCGGCCAAGTACTCGAGGGGGGAATTGGATCGTTCGATGAACACGATAGGCTCCTAGTCAGTAGGGAACCGGCATTGCGCCGGCATAGTAGAGAGGCTGCTACCCCTCCCTATCGTGTTATGGGTCTGAAATGCGGTTGATTGATCGCTGGGGTTACCGTGTAGCTCTTTCTATGGCACGGTGCTGCCAGGCACACAGGCTGGGATCGAGATGGATAGCCCGGAATCCAACGTCTCCCTACAGGACGAGATCAAAGCTCTTCGCCAGCAGCTGGCGGTCATCCGTTTCGACATTCGCGGGAAAGACTGGCTCACCGTTGACGAGGCGGCCCATTACTGCGGGGTGTCATCCCGTCAGTTCCGAAGGAACGCCCCTGATCTCGGCCTTGTGCCCAGAAACTTCATGGGCAAGCAGCTCTATGAGAAGAATGAGCTGTATAAGTCCATCCAAAACGCGAGCGACTGGACTACGCGCGGACATGTCGGCTCGAACACTCCAGCGATGGTGCCGAGTTCTGCTGGGGTGGCGGAGGCTCTTGCTCGCCTGAGGCGATACGACCAGCGAAGGGGGAAGGGGTAATGGTTCCGGCTGACAAGCTAATGACGCTCGCTCAGGCTGCGGAGCTTTGTGCCTGCCACCCTCGAACCCTTCGCAGGGCGATCAACGATGGACAGCTCACTGCGATGCGTCTGGGGCAAAGCGCGAAGTCTGATCGTATCCATGCTGCCGATCTAGAGGCTTGGTGGCAGCGATCTCGGTATATGCCCCCACCCACAACAGTCTTCCCGAAAACCTCTCCCACAGGCTCGCTCCTATCTGATGCTGATGAGCGACTCGAAAGACTGCTGGCGACGAACAGAACCAAAGCGGCCAAGAAGCCGCGACATAGGCGAATAGCTCAATAACAGAGGTCCGGACTGGCCCTGGCGGCAGGTTCCTTGGCCCTCATGCACCAGACTCGGGTGTCGCGACCTCCGCACAGAACCTGTCAATGTCTGCCTTCACCCAAACCGACCTAGCACCGATCTTGCGCGGGGCAGGGAAGGATCCCAGCGCCATCCGGCGGTAGATGGTCGCGCGACTCAAGCTCGTCCTGGCCATCACTACCTCAATGTTCTGGAGGTCCGCCTGCAGGTTCAATATTCTCGCTTGCTTCCCAGCCATAGCCTCCACCTGTTACAAGCCCATACGGCCAAATCCGAGTCTAGTCCCGGCTCTGAACACTCTTCGCCTTCATCCATGCCTTTGTCGGGCCTTTTACTCTGGGCTTGATCTCGGCTGGAACTCTGCGCGGATCGAGCGCTTCCTTGATCCGCGCCATCTCTAAGGCCCCGGCTTCAGCCAAGCGCCGGGCCTGCTGTTGTTCGCGAGTCGGCTGCAGGCCCAGCAATGGACCGCGCGGGACGACCTGCGTGGTATCCAGCAATCGGGCCACGGCCGCGCGCAGGCGCATCTCTGGGTAGAGCCTGGCCGCGCACCAGCGCTCGGCGTAGCGCTTGCCCTGGGCGATGCTGGCGGCCCGCACGTCCTTGGTATCCCACATCTTCCGAGCGTTCAGTCGGACGCGCACGCTGCCATCTTTGGCTGCCGAGACGTTGACGATCTGCCTGCCGTTCCACCACAGCACCCATGTGTCGCCCAACTGGACCCAGCCAGAGGGGATCGGGGCGGTGCGGAAGCCTTGGTAGCCGTGCGAAGGAAACATGATCGGAAGGATACGGCCGGCGGTCGCAGATCCTGCGAACGGGATCGCGACCTGACTGAACTGTTCGGAATAGTGCCGGCGCGGCGCAGGCGCCACAAGGGGCGAGCTGCCTGCGGGCACGGATCCAGATGAATTGGCATGCCAGCCCAACAGCCACCGTCGAATGATGCTCCAGTGACCAAGGGAAAACCCCGACCAGGTGTCGGGAATAATCCGATACCAAACCATCCTCCCTTGACAAAGAATCACAGTCAACGCAAGGAGAAGGCATGGAACTCGTACTCAGCTGCCCATACTGCTTCAGAGAATCACAGCTCGGGATTAGGGTCTGTCAAGGCTGCCGAGCGGAGGTCCACTATGGCGCCCCCAAGGAAGCTCGCCAGGCTGCGATGCTGGCCGCCATAATCTCTGGACTCTATCTAGCTGTTACCTTCAACGTCTACGTCGGCGCAGCAGCGTTCGCTATCGTCGTATTTGGCCTAGCGAAGCTCATCAAAGAAAAGTACAAGGATCGCGTCGTTTTCAAAAGAGTATTTAACACTCATCACTGAACGGCAATCTGTGCCTTTCGTGCGCCCGAGCAGCAAGCGGCCACCTGCCCGAATCGCTCTGCGAAGGAATTGTAAAGCCCTGCATCGTCGATTTGACGAAATCGTCAATTCGCATACATTGCGGGTTGTGATGTCGCTTAGGCCGCCTCTGCAAAGGGCTGAACCAACGTCACCAGCATTTCCATTGCCGTCACCGGCGGATACTCCCCGACCGTT
The sequence above is a segment of the Stenotrophomonas maltophilia genome. Coding sequences within it:
- a CDS encoding fasciclin domain-containing protein, giving the protein MKALQRIAATVSFAVLVSATSMSFAASTVMVGGAEMYPTRTIVQNAINSKDHTTLVAAVKAAGLVDTLNGAGPFTVFAPTNAAFSKLPAGTVDTLVKPENKAQLTKILTYHVVPGNYSSAQLMADATKHGGKAMLKTVEGESLTVALHDGKLWVIDAKGGKAGISIADVGQSNGVIHVIDTVLMPK
- a CDS encoding AAA family ATPase, whose amino-acid sequence is MSLIVSVTDVHGHTPRLCYHLRNSDWSLMAGLSLNAMKDGSTTMATIHLVEGPVGAGKSTFVAELRSLHTAAGFILDAWFVRLYSPDRPAANLMEWYAARKARCMAQIWITACEVLDTGRDVVLELGLVERASRESFYAQVREAGHDLAVYLLDAPRDVRRDRVRQRNRE
- a CDS encoding YagK/YfjJ domain-containing protein; translated protein: MMGKLISSKGPVFRCYRRAGNDFVERTRIGDALVLCLKSDLKMIDEQFPQHRHSPLFTLFKQVFGEIHLVGQRLWPEDIAALNAAIAEARACGKGKELRTHLKDMKRSERSNSTACETLLDGLRRRYSKLLVLRVDFEYFSTYCPGVGFRGQVMTLDEAKAHRDKLLKYLRKGPYGKHLAGYMWKMEYGFEKGYHFHVAIFFDGQRVAKDIVLADVLGKYWKNEVTEGKGMYFNCNKCKEDYERCGIGMVNRRDDVKWSFLEEAMRYLTKVDLYLRFQAGKRTRTFATSNASTGRTNAPPQAPVPSIGMQLRPAI
- a CDS encoding helix-turn-helix transcriptional regulator, with translation MDNGAFPHIRMLRLAEVQARLGVARSTLYAYLNKRSPSYLPAFPKPVRLGSTVAFIEHEIESFVVGLMQAREGAPDER
- a CDS encoding helix-turn-helix domain-containing protein; its protein translation is MTLAQAAELCACHPRTLRRAINDGQLTAMRLGQSAKSDRIHAADLEAWWQRSRYMPPPTTVFPKTSPTGSLLSDADERLERLLATNRTKAAKKPRHRRIAQ
- a CDS encoding helix-turn-helix transcriptional regulator, encoding MAGKQARILNLQADLQNIEVVMARTSLSRATIYRRMALGSFPAPRKIGARSVWVKADIDRFCAEVATPESGA